In Aquipuribacter nitratireducens, the DNA window AGCGCCGCCGTGGCCGGGACGGCGCTGCCGCCGCGGCCACCGGGAGCGGTCGACCCGCGGGGACCGCGTTTCGCCGCGGCCATGACGTCGCTCGTGCTCGCCGCGACGGTGCTCACCGGGTCGGTCGTCCTGCTGGGCGTCCAGGCGCTGCTGTTCGCCGTCACCGTCGTGCTCGGCGTGGGGCGCGGCCCGTGGGCGTGGCTCTTCCGCGGTCTCGTGCGCCCGCGGCTCGCCCCGCCCACGTGGTGGGAGGACCCCGCCGCGCCGCGCTTCGCGCAGCTCGTCGGTCTGGTCGTGGTCGGCGCCGGGCTGCTCCTCGCCGCCGCGGGCGTGCCGTGGGCGGTCGTGGGGGCGGCGGCGGCCGCACTCGTCGCGGCGGGCCTCAACGCGGTCTTCGGGATCTGCCTGGGCTGCGCCCTGTACCGGGCGCTGCCACGGCGACGGCTCTGAGAGCGCTGACGGGTGTCAGTAGACGAGCGCCCGCGCCCCGGGGGCCATGACCTCCTGCACGAGGACGGCGGCCCCGGCGACGCGGGCCCCCTCGACGAGGTCGGCCTCCGCCAGGCCGCGCCGCGCCGCGCACTGCGTGCACACCGTCACGGTGCCCTCCGCGGCCACCACGGCGAGGAGCTCGAGCGGGTCAGCGGCGTGCTCGAGGCTGAACCCCTCGGCGTCGCGCACCGCGAGCCGCGTCGCCTCGCCCGTGAGCCACAGCGACACCGGGACGCCGGACGCGACCGCCGTGGCCGCGACCGTCAGCGCCTGGCTGCAGCGCTCGGGGGCCTCCGCGCCCGCCGTGACCTTCACCACGAGCGAGGCACCAGGGAGCGGTCCGGGCAGGTCCGTCATGGCCGCGAGGCTACGATGGCCGCATGCTCGAGGCCGTCTTCACCGGACTCCTGGTCCTGTCCTCCCTCGCGATCGGCTGGGTCGGCGTCCTGGTCCTCTACAAGCTCTTCGCCGGCCAGCGCTGAGCGGCCCGTGAGCCCCGCGCGCCCGATCGAGATCCCCGCCGACCTCGCCCGTCCCCTCGTCGCGATCGGCTGGCTCGTCGGCACCTGGCAGGGCGCCGGTGAGGTGACGTACCCGTCGATGGACGAGGCCGTGCCGTTCGGTCAGGAGCTCGTCGTGAGCCACGACGGCCGGCCGTTCCTCCGCTGGGACTCCCGTACGTGGCGCCTCGACGACGAGGGCCGCCTCGGCGCGCCGCTCGCCACCGAGACCGGGTTCTGGCGCGTCCCCGGCGGCGAGGCCGGGCTCGAGGGGACCGAGGTCGAGCTCCTCCTCGCCCACCCGATGGGCTACGTCGAGCAGTACCTGGGGCGCGCGCACGCCGGCAAGATCGAGCTCACCACGGAGCTCGTGGCCCGCTCCGCCGACGCGAAGGAGTACTCGGCGGCCCAGCGCCTCTACGGGTTCGTCCAGGGCGACCTGCTGTGGGCGATGGACATGGCGGCGGTCGGCCACGCGATGACCTCCCACGCCTCGGCGCGGCTGAAGAAGGTCGCGTGAGCGGCGTGCCCTCGACGGCCGACGGCGCTGTCCTCGTCGGCGAGGGTCTCGACGCCGGGGTCCCGGCGCACTACGGCGACCCCGTCCGCGAGCAGCGCCTCCTCGAGGAGGGGCTCGCGCACGTCGACCTGTCCACCCGGGGGGTCGTGACGGTGTCGGGGCCGGACCGGCTCACGTGGCTGCACAGCCTCAGCACGCAGGAGCTCGCCACCCTGCCGCCGCGCACGTCGGTCGAGGCGCTGCTGCTGAGCCCGCACGGTCACGTCGAGCACGAGCTCCACGTCGTCGACGACGGCGCGACCACGTGGCTCGTCGTGGAGCCCGGCACCGCGCCCGCGCTCGTCGCCTTCCTCGAGAGCATGCGCTTCATGCTCCGTGTCGAGGTCGCGGACGTCACCGCGGACTGGGCCGTCGTCGGGGAGCCGCTGGCCCGCGAGTCGGTCGACGGCGAGCCCGTCGCCTGGGTCGACCCCTGGCCCCGCACGGGCCCGGTGAGCGCGGGGTACGGCGCCGCCGACGACGCCCACCCCGGTCGCGACCGGCGCTGGCGGGAGCGGCTCGTACCGCGCGACGACCTCGAGGCCGCGCTGGCCGAGCGCCCGCGCGCCGGCGTGTGGGCGGCGGAGGCCCTGCGGGTGGCGGCCGGGCGGCCGCGCCACCTGCGCGAGACCGATCACCGCACCATCCCGCACGAGCTCGACTGGCTCCGCACCGCGGTCCACCTCCAGAAGGGCTGCTACCGCGGCCAGGAGACCGTCGCGCGCGTCCACAACCTCGGCCGCCCGCCGCGCCGGGTCGTGCTGCTCCACCTCGACGGGTCCGGGCACGTGCTCCCCGAGGCGGGCACGGACCTCCGCCTCGGCGAGAAGGTCGTCGGGCGGCTCACGACGGTCGCGCGGCACCACGAGCTCGGCCCTGTCGCGCTCGGGGTGGTCAAGCGCAACACCCCGACCGACGCCGTGCTGGTGGCCGACGGGATCGCCGCCTCCCAGGACGTCCTGGTGCGGCCCTGACGGGCTGATCGCACGGCACCGGTGACCACGCCGGGTCCCCTAGTGTCCCGGGCGTGAGCCGCTTCCTCCGCGCACCGTCGCGCACCATGATCACCGTCGCCCCCACGGGAGCGGAGTCGAGCAGGGCCGACGTGCCGGACCTGCCCACGACGCCGGAGGAGATCGCGGCGACCGCCGCGGCGTGCGAACGGGCCGGCGCGGCGATGGTCCACATCCACGTCCGCGACGAGCAGCACCGACCGACCCTCGACCTCCCCCGGGTCCGCGACACGCTCGCGGCGGTCCGCGAGGCGTGCGGCCTCGTCGTCCAGCTGTCGACCGGCGGCAGCGTCCACGACCCGCTCGACGCCCGGCTCGCCGTGCTCGAGGCCGCCCCCGACTCCTGCTCCCTCACCCTCGGCACCGTGAACTTCGGCGACGACGTCTTCATGAACCCGTGGGGCTTCGTCGTCGACCTCTACCGGGAGACCCGCGCCCGCGGGATCGTCCCCGAGTTCGAGGTCTTCGACCTCGGCCAGCTCACCACCCTGCGCCGGCTCCTGGACCGGGAGGGGCTGCCGGCCGGCGGACGCGTCCACGTCGACCTCGTGACCGGTGTGCCCGGCGGCATGCCGGGGACCGCCGACACCGTCGTGGCGTGCGTCGCCGCCCTGCCCACGGAGGTCACGTCGTGGTCGGCGACGGGCATCGGCCGGTCGCACCTCACGGTCCTCGCCGCGACGCTCGCGGCGGGTGGGCACGTGCGCGTCGGCATGGAGGACGTGCTCGTGTGGGCGCGGGGACCGGAGGGGCCGGTCCCCGTGCGCTCGAACACCGACCTCGTCGAGCGCGCGGCCCGTGTCGCCACGGAGCTGCAGCGCCCCCCGATGGACCCCGCTGACGCGGCCGACCTGCTCGGTCTCGAGGCCGCCCGGGCCGCGGTCGCCTGACACCGAGCGGGTCGCCAACCGGTGGCCGTGGGTGACCGTGCGGACGCGAACCGTGCCGGAGCCGTATCCAGGGCCGGGGTCGAGGGCCTACCCTTCCCGGCATGTCGTCCCCGATCGAGCCCCAGGCCGGCGGTCGCCGTCGCCTCGACCACGTGCTGGGCG includes these proteins:
- a CDS encoding DUF4395 domain-containing protein gives rise to the protein MSAAVAGTALPPRPPGAVDPRGPRFAAAMTSLVLAATVLTGSVVLLGVQALLFAVTVVLGVGRGPWAWLFRGLVRPRLAPPTWWEDPAAPRFAQLVGLVVVGAGLLLAAAGVPWAVVGAAAAALVAAGLNAVFGICLGCALYRALPRRRL
- a CDS encoding DsrE family protein, with protein sequence MTDLPGPLPGASLVVKVTAGAEAPERCSQALTVAATAVASGVPVSLWLTGEATRLAVRDAEGFSLEHAADPLELLAVVAAEGTVTVCTQCAARRGLAEADLVEGARVAGAAVLVQEVMAPGARALVY
- a CDS encoding FABP family protein — encoded protein: MSPARPIEIPADLARPLVAIGWLVGTWQGAGEVTYPSMDEAVPFGQELVVSHDGRPFLRWDSRTWRLDDEGRLGAPLATETGFWRVPGGEAGLEGTEVELLLAHPMGYVEQYLGRAHAGKIELTTELVARSADAKEYSAAQRLYGFVQGDLLWAMDMAAVGHAMTSHASARLKKVA
- a CDS encoding folate-binding protein, yielding MSGVPSTADGAVLVGEGLDAGVPAHYGDPVREQRLLEEGLAHVDLSTRGVVTVSGPDRLTWLHSLSTQELATLPPRTSVEALLLSPHGHVEHELHVVDDGATTWLVVEPGTAPALVAFLESMRFMLRVEVADVTADWAVVGEPLARESVDGEPVAWVDPWPRTGPVSAGYGAADDAHPGRDRRWRERLVPRDDLEAALAERPRAGVWAAEALRVAAGRPRHLRETDHRTIPHELDWLRTAVHLQKGCYRGQETVARVHNLGRPPRRVVLLHLDGSGHVLPEAGTDLRLGEKVVGRLTTVARHHELGPVALGVVKRNTPTDAVLVADGIAASQDVLVRP
- a CDS encoding 3-keto-5-aminohexanoate cleavage protein, which translates into the protein MSRFLRAPSRTMITVAPTGAESSRADVPDLPTTPEEIAATAAACERAGAAMVHIHVRDEQHRPTLDLPRVRDTLAAVREACGLVVQLSTGGSVHDPLDARLAVLEAAPDSCSLTLGTVNFGDDVFMNPWGFVVDLYRETRARGIVPEFEVFDLGQLTTLRRLLDREGLPAGGRVHVDLVTGVPGGMPGTADTVVACVAALPTEVTSWSATGIGRSHLTVLAATLAAGGHVRVGMEDVLVWARGPEGPVPVRSNTDLVERAARVATELQRPPMDPADAADLLGLEAARAAVA